In the Desulfuromonas sp. DDH964 genome, CGACCATCGGTCGCTGGTCCTCAATCCCGACTTCTCTCCCCTCGGCAAGGAGGTGATCTTTACCTCCTACCGCGGTGGTAACCCCGATCTCTACCGCAAGGAGATCTATTCCGGGCAGGAGGCCCGTATCTCCTCCCGGCAGGGGCTGAACGCATCGGGCCGCTTTCGCCCCGACGGCAAGGCGATCGCCCTGACCATGAGCCGCGACGGCAACGCCGAGATCTACCAGATCGATACCGGCGGCAAGATCGAAAAGCGCCTCACCCAAAGCTGGGGGATCGATGTCGACCCCTCCTGGAGTCCGGATGGCCGTTCCCTCGCCTTTGTCTCCGACCGGCAGGGGAATCCCCAGGTCTTTGTCGCCGATGTCGACGGGGGCAATGTCCGCCGCCTGGTCCGTGAAGGGAAATACAATGCGACCCCGGCCTGGAGTCCCAAGGGGGACCTGATCGCCTTCAGTCGCCTCGAAAAGGGGGTTTTCGATATCTACACCATCGCCCCGGATGGCAGCGGCGAACGCCGGCTGACCTTTGGCGCCGGTAACAAGGAACACCCGCGCTGGAGTGCCGACGGCCGCTTCCTGGTCTATTCCTCCGATCAGGACGGCAAGAAGGCGATCTATGTCATGCGCGCCGATGGCAGCGGTGCCCGGCGCATCTCCCCCGCCGGCGGTGAGAGCACCCATCCGGCCTGGTCGCCGCGCTGGTAATATGCAAAATAGTTGAGTTTGACGCCCTTTGCTGTATAATCACAACCTTGATTTGACACTTTGCGGCGTTGTTTGAACACCGCTGAAGGCTAAAGTCCATCAACCCCGTCATCTGTAGAAGGAGTTGTAGAAATGAAACGATTGACCATGATCCATGTGCTGGTGACCCTGACCCTTGTCCTGCTGCTGGCTGCCGGTTGTGCCAAGAAACCGGCGACCGAGGAGATGGCTGCCACGGATAGTGGCGCAGCGACGGCAACGACCCAGATGCCGGCCCAGGATGTCAGCGGCATCAGTGAGCAGCCGATCAGCGAATCTGCGGCCGGCAGCGAGCAGATGGCGGCGCCGACTGCGGTAGCGGCCGGCCTGGAGCGAATCTTTTTTGATTTCGACCAGTACACCCTGACCACCCAGGCGACCGCTATCCTGGCCGCCAATGCCGCTTACCTTCAGGCCAATCCGACGCTGCAGGTGCGGATCGAAGGTTACTGCGACGAGCGTGGTTCCGACGAATACAACCTTGCCCTCGGAGAGCGGCGCGCCCTGGCGGCAATGAACTACCTGGTCTCCCTCGGCGTTGCCAAGGTTCGCCTCTCCACCATCTCCTATGGCGAGGAGATGCCGCTCGATCCGGGCCATGGCGAGGAAGCCTGGTCCAAGAATCGGCGGGCCGAGTTCAAGGTCGTCCGCTAACAAGTCAGGCACTGTCGGGGGCCGCGCGGTGCGCGGCCCCTTTCTTTTTGGAGAATCGAACCATGAAGGGACGTCAGCTGGTTTGGGCCGGAGTGCTGGTTTTGCTGCTGGGCGGTTGCGTTGCCACCCCCCAGCAGCAACGTGCCGAGCGGGACCTGGAAGAGATGAAACGGCGCCTCGCCGACCTGGAGCGAGCCGTCGCCGCGCGCCAGCAGGACCAGGGCCTCGAAGGTCGCCTGGGAAACATGGCCCGGCAGCAGGCTGACCTGCAGGTCGCTCTGGATGCTCTGCGTGTCGAGCTCCAAAAGAGTAACGGGCGCCTGGAAGAGCTCAGCCACCAGGACCAGAGTCTGCGCGATGACCTGACGCTGTTGCGCGACGATCTCGGTTTGAAGGTGGCGGCCCTGGAGGAGCGCGTTGGCAAACTCGCCAGCGCGGCGCCGCCGGTAGTGGCGCCAGCGGCAGTCGCGGTACCGGCGCCGGAGGCCCTCTACGAGGAAGGTCTGCAGCTGATCCAGAAGCAGGGCGAATTCGCCCGGGGAATGGAGGTTCTGCGAAGCTTCCTCCAGCGTTACCCGCAGCATGAACTTGCCGTCAATGCCCAATACTGGATTGGCGAGGCCTTCTATGGCGAGAAGAAATACGAAAACGCCATCCTGCAATTTCAGGATGTGATCCAGAAGTATCCTGGCCATGCCAAGGCTCCGGCTGCCCTGCTCAAGCAGGGACTCGCATTTCACGCCCTGGGTGATATCAAGAACGCACGGGTCATTCTTCAGAAGGTGATCGACAGCTATCCCAAGAGCGAGGAGGCGGGCAAGGCCAGGGAGCGGCTCGCCCAGTGGCCGGCCCGTTGAGTCCGGGCAGAGAATCTGCAACCAGAACGGGGCGGCCAGTTGGCCGCCCCGTTCTGCTTTAGGCGCCGCTGCCGAAGCGGCGAAAGGCGGCAAGCAGATCATTCTGGCTGAGGATGCCGAGGAGACGCTCGGGTTCCTCGGGGTCGATGACCGGGAAGTAGCTGAGGTCGCGATGCTGCCGCAGGGTTTCGAGGGCGATGCGCAGCGGTGCGTCAGGGGGAATCGACCGGGGGTTGGGGGCGAGCAGGTCCCCGGCAACCACCAGCGGGACCAGCGCTGGTTCGAAGAGAAGGTTGCGAATCTCGGTGTAGTTGATCATGCCGAGGAAGCGCCCCTCGGCGTCGACCACCGGAAAGCGGTCGTAGCGGCTGTGGGCGATGAAGCGCAACAGCTCGTTGAAGGGGGTGGCGTTGCTGACCGTCTCCACGTTCTGGCGCATGATATGTCGCACCAGGATGTCGCCGGGGTCACGCAGCGGGTGCCCGGCCGGCAGGCCGAGGGAGGAGCGAAAGTGAGCGGCGACCGAATGGAGTCCTTCCAGCGCTCCCTGCGGCGCCCGTTTCTGCAGCAGGGAGAGGATCGGTACCTCGCCGGCCCGGACCAGGCCATGGCGTACCGCCAGCGGGCCGATCAGTTCGAAGATGACGACCGAGCCGAGGACGATGGTTTCAATCAGGCGGCCCCCCAGCGGCCAGGCCTGTACCAGAGAGTTGGCCAGGCCGATCGCCACCCCGGCCTGGGCGAGCAGTGTCAGCCCGACGTAGCTCTGTTCGCGCCGGCCGAAGGCACCGAGCCGGGCGCCGATGACCGCGCCGAGCCACTTGCCGAGGGTGCGGGAGAAGACGTAGACCATGCCGAGCAGGCCGATGTGGGTCACCCATTAAAAGGCGCCGGTCAATAGGGTAAAAAACTCCCGCGCAAGATTTTTGATTTTCTCGCCTTTACTCGTGGCCTTCGGCCACGAAGGTTGTCTGCTTCTCGACGTATGCCGGTATTTCGTTCCGTTTCCGTGTCAGCTCTTGGCTGCAACAGTCACCCATCAGGTTTAAGGCTCGATCGGCAGATGTTCCGTTCGCCGATGGCCCCTGCCGCTTTTCGCGGTCCAGAAAATTTTCGGTTCCATGCCGTGTCCAATGGATGTTGACAGGTCTTTTGGTTGTGAACCAGCCCCGTTGTGGCTCGCGGCATGGGCAGTCAAGATGCGGATAACCTTATCTGTCTGGGTGGGGCGGTTGACCAATCAGGCCTTTTGGTTGGGCCAACCCCATAGCTGGTTCCCCGCCCCAGCCAGTTCTATCAGGGAAACAGTTTTTCCGGCATAAACGGCACTTGGTCGCGCATAACGAAGAACGCCGCCCGGGTCAGCTTGTGGGCCAGGGCGCCGTGGGCCACCATGACCGGACACTTTGCGAGCTTGCGTTGATAGAACGCCCGCGCTTTCGGATCAAAACGACGGGCGAGTTCGGCCGCTTCGGAAAAGGCCCAGGCCAGGTATTTATTGCCGTTCTTTTCGTTGCCCCGTCCTTTGGCCTTGCCGTTGCTGGTCCAGCGACTGGAGACCTTGCGGCAATACGAGGCGTAATTTCCGACCTTGGCAAAGCGTTCGATGCACCCGGTTTCCAGCCGGATGGTCAAGCCCAGAATCTTGCCGACGCCGGGAAGGGACAGAAGATAGCGATAGGGGCCGTCGAGATCGATTTTACCTTCGACAACCGCCTCGATCTGCCGAATCTGCCGGGTAAGAAAGTCGATACTCTCCTTGCTGACCGCTCCGGCCAGGGCCAAATCCTCGTTTTCGGCGAGCAGGGGACCGATACGGTCACCTCGGAATCGTTTGATCTCGTT is a window encoding:
- the tolB gene encoding Tol-Pal system beta propeller repeat protein TolB, producing MRRIFWLFILVLVTFPALPARAEIEIRAPGQQAIPLAVTLFLPLDQPRPEVAAEFNAALSGDLDLSGLFALTDPAAFLGDARKLGLVSIDVDFGQWRLLGAEAVVKGAYSVRGEELVLEARLFDVVGRRLLTGRRYVGRVKDARRMAHAFADQILASLTGEEGPFSTRIAYIDNRSGHKELYLMDVDGGNAVRLTDHRSLVLNPDFSPLGKEVIFTSYRGGNPDLYRKEIYSGQEARISSRQGLNASGRFRPDGKAIALTMSRDGNAEIYQIDTGGKIEKRLTQSWGIDVDPSWSPDGRSLAFVSDRQGNPQVFVADVDGGNVRRLVREGKYNATPAWSPKGDLIAFSRLEKGVFDIYTIAPDGSGERRLTFGAGNKEHPRWSADGRFLVYSSDQDGKKAIYVMRADGSGARRISPAGGESTHPAWSPRW
- the pal gene encoding peptidoglycan-associated lipoprotein Pal, yielding MKRLTMIHVLVTLTLVLLLAAGCAKKPATEEMAATDSGAATATTQMPAQDVSGISEQPISESAAGSEQMAAPTAVAAGLERIFFDFDQYTLTTQATAILAANAAYLQANPTLQVRIEGYCDERGSDEYNLALGERRALAAMNYLVSLGVAKVRLSTISYGEEMPLDPGHGEEAWSKNRRAEFKVVR
- the ybgF gene encoding tol-pal system protein YbgF is translated as MKGRQLVWAGVLVLLLGGCVATPQQQRAERDLEEMKRRLADLERAVAARQQDQGLEGRLGNMARQQADLQVALDALRVELQKSNGRLEELSHQDQSLRDDLTLLRDDLGLKVAALEERVGKLASAAPPVVAPAAVAVPAPEALYEEGLQLIQKQGEFARGMEVLRSFLQRYPQHELAVNAQYWIGEAFYGEKKYENAILQFQDVIQKYPGHAKAPAALLKQGLAFHALGDIKNARVILQKVIDSYPKSEEAGKARERLAQWPAR
- a CDS encoding CBS domain-containing protein codes for the protein MTHIGLLGMVYVFSRTLGKWLGAVIGARLGAFGRREQSYVGLTLLAQAGVAIGLANSLVQAWPLGGRLIETIVLGSVVIFELIGPLAVRHGLVRAGEVPILSLLQKRAPQGALEGLHSVAAHFRSSLGLPAGHPLRDPGDILVRHIMRQNVETVSNATPFNELLRFIAHSRYDRFPVVDAEGRFLGMINYTEIRNLLFEPALVPLVVAGDLLAPNPRSIPPDAPLRIALETLRQHRDLSYFPVIDPEEPERLLGILSQNDLLAAFRRFGSGA
- a CDS encoding IS110 family transposase; this encodes MKLYSGFDLHSNNNYLGIIDQNGKRIFKKKLDNDPKQILQTLQPFRPDLMGAVVESTYNWYWLVDLLMDEGYRVHLANPAAIQTYKGLKHVDDVHDSFWLAEMLRLNILPEGYIYPKEMRPVRDLLRKRGHLIRLRTSLIISLQNIVTRNCGVRLKANEIKRFRGDRIGPLLAENEDLALAGAVSKESIDFLTRQIRQIEAVVEGKIDLDGPYRYLLSLPGVGKILGLTIRLETGCIERFAKVGNYASYCRKVSSRWTSNGKAKGRGNEKNGNKYLAWAFSEAAELARRFDPKARAFYQRKLAKCPVMVAHGALAHKLTRAAFFVMRDQVPFMPEKLFP